TCCCCGTGCTGTGCTCGTGGCCCGGCCGAGGCGCCGTGCGGGGCTGGAGGTGCCTGCGGGGAACCCGCTCAGCGGGGCTGGCCGGGTGTCCCAGGAGCCGTCCTGCGCTGGGGCtgggcctgggcctgggcctgggcTCCGTCCCGCGGCCCCTCCTGTGTGTTCGCGGTACTCGTCCGTGCGGCCCCGTGCCGGGTGTTTGTCCCTCTCTCCTGTGCTGGTGCCGTGACCGCGGTGGGCGCCcctccccgcggtgtccccgcggtgtcccccgcTCGGCCCTTGTGTGTCGTGTGGTGAATCGTGTGAAGTCGCGCCGCTCTCCGGGGGGGGCCAGGCCTGCCCCTGTcccggcggggcggccccgctgccggGCGGTGTTTATTGCTAAGTGGCGCGGGCGGTATTTATTGTGTACATAGTGTCCGCGCGCCGCGCGTGTTCGTGACAATAAAGCGCTTTCAAACAGCCGCCTGGCGCTTCCTTGGGCCGCGGGGGGGCGCTGCTGCACGCGGGGCGGTGGCGCCGGAAATGGCGCTGGGCCGCTCTCGCCGGCCGGCGGAAGCGGCGCCGCCGCGCGGCTCCCGGCAGCGGAAGCGCGGCGCTTCCGGGGCGATGGCGGCGGGCGGCAGCCTGAGCCGCTCGGAGCGGAAGGCGGCGGCGCGCGCCGAGATCctgcagcaggaggagcagcGGGACCGGCGGAGACAGGtacggcccggcccgcccggcacggcccggcccgcccgccgccgcgggcCGCCGTGACCCCCCTGTGCCGGGCAGGTGTCCCGCATCTGGAGGAAGCCGCCGGCGGAGCGGAGCCCCGAGGAGTGCCAGGTGCTGGGCGAGAGCGACGACATCGTGCGGGAGCTGGAGCGGCGCCGCCACCGGCGGGAGCGGCTGCGCCGGCGGCAGGAGGAggtgggcggcggggccgggcggggctgcgggcggaggcGCCTCCGGGAGGAACCGGCCCGCGCTCCGGgccggcggctgcgggggcgagAACCTGCgggccgggagcggcgcagcccggGGCTGGGCTCCCGCCGTCGGTCTCTGCTCCGGCGCAGCCCGTGCTGGGGATCCCGTTCGGCGGGGCCGGGATGGGCGATCTCCAGAGGCCCCGCCAGCCCGGCCACTCCGCAGTTCTGTGTTTCCCAAACGCACCCGTTGTCCTGCGGGTGTGCGGAGCAGGCACGGCTCGGGTGGGCCCGCGTGTGCTGCCCTCCCGGGGGCTTTTCCCCTGAGCTTCCAACACCCACGTTATTCTATTGAGGAACCACTCCTGATAATACTTGTGTCACTTTTTCTGTTTAGGCCCATGTTAAACCTTCCAGGGAGCTCCCTGTTCCTGCTgactcggtgacgtgctgtgtgTCAGAAACACCCGAACGTGCTCCGTTGTACTTTGCAGGTGTGTGACGAGCCAGAGGAGTTACAGAGAAAGGTGTCCGAGCTGGCTGCTGCCGTGCGGAACGCCAGGCACCTCGTCATCTACACGGGCGCCGGGATCAGCACGGTAGGGCTGTCCGGGGTGGGCGGCTGTGGCCTTGGGGGCGTCCTCAGGAGCGTGCGGGGCTGTCTGGACGCGTTTTGTCGTTTCCAAACGATCGCGCGAGGTGCGTTAGGGGTCTGGGATGCTGCGCTAACGCGACTGCACTGCGCACCCCGACTGAGACGTGCTGGTTTTGTCTGGGGGTTGTTCTGGGGCTGCATCACCTCCGTGAGGGTGTGAAGAATGTGCTGTTTAAATGAGAAGATCACTGATCTTACTTCATTCAGGTCTCTTCCATTACTTTTGGTGTAAAACCTAAAAACGAGTTTGCCAGTTAATGTTGTCTGTGTTAATGGACAGGTAGAAATCGCTGGTGCTTATTAAACATATGACAGTTTAAGAAATGGATGGTTTCAGTGGTCTCTGAGAAAGTGAAAATCTAGTTCTGCTTCGAATGTGATGTTTGTCACCTTTGGCTGAACTCCGAGATGGGAACCGTGTTTATCTTTTCTGCAGTCTCCAGTGACACAGAGCGTGAGCCTGGGCAGCGCGTAGCGGTGCTAATGGCATAAGTATTTTTGCTAAAGAATGCCAAGTGCAGGGTACCAGAAATCAGAGTCTAGTGGAAGTAAGGAAACGTTAAAGAATCGAGTTTCCTGTAGGGAAATGGGAAGTACCAAGGGTCGAAAAGATTCTATAATGGTAACACTGGAGAAAATAAATAGTGGAAGTGAAAATGAGAGCTGTAAGGTGGGGCAGAGACACCAGAGAGGGAAGACATACGAAAAGGAGGTTTTCCTGTGATTAGGAACCACTATGCTAGAGAACCTGGCACGAAGGGAAAAGCGCCCATGAATGAGTGTCCGGCTGGCCCGGGTGAGAGTGGGTCAATGTGTTTGTAGACAAGAGGTACAAACCTGCCCGTCAGGCCTCGTTTTCTCTCCTGATAACACAGGCAGCTTCGATCCCAGACTACAGAGGTCCTAATGGCATCTGGACCTTGCTGCAGAAGGGCAGGAGCGTCAGGTGAGGAGCAATTCTGAGCTGCACAGCAGAAAGCTGATACCGAGAGGGACGTTAACGGCAATgccattttttcattttcttgcttCTTGTCAGGGCTACAGACCTGAGTGAGGCGGAGCCCACGCTCACCCACATGAGCATCGCCTGCCTGCACAAGCACAACCTGGTAAGGAGTTTTTCACACCTCACTTGTGCTCCTCTGTTAAGTATGGTAAATAAAACCCAGCAGAGGGTTAAATGCGGTAGCCAAACTACTGTTCACACCCATGTAGGGAACAGCTGAGCCTTCCCCAGGCAGCTCTGGCAGCTTCTCCCCGGTGCCTTTTGGTTGGTCCCTTGTACTTGCCCCGGCAGCCTGGTCTGAGCCCTGGCCACAGGGTCAGCCCGGCCCAGCTCTTAGAAACGAGGAGTTTTCATTTAGCTTTTGTAAAGGGCTGTTCTGCTCTCACGTACAGGCTGAGACATGGGGCTCACCCGCATTTTGATACTACTTGGAGTCTCCTGCATGTGTGTTAGGTCAGTGTTTATTCTCTCCAAGGTGCAGCACGTGGTGTCTCAAAACTGTGATGGGCTGCACCTGCGGAGCGGGTTACCCCGAGCAGCAATATCTGAGCTCCACGGGAACATGTACATAGAGGTGAGCGGCCAGAACAGGAGAGCGTGACTCTGCAGGGGCCTCACAAGAAGACAATGGAAACCATTTACCTCTCACTGGCTCAAGAACGCTTAGTGCCAGGGCTGGCCTCTGCTTAGCGCAGATCTTCgggctgtggggtttggggtgaacTGGGTAGCAAGCACCAAACCAAAGTGTTCTGTGCAACTTTTAGCTTTTTCTCTGTACCTGCCAGAGCCTTCTGCTTCTCACAACTCTTCTCAGACCACCTCTGCAGTCATTCCTGTTGCACAGCCAACAGGCTCCCTCTAACTCCACTTGCTAGTTGAGGTTTTCCAAACTTTTCAAGTTAGCGTCTGATCCCTGGTGCTCTCTTCTACTGCTTCCAGTGTGTTGTCCCCAAAAAGTGCTTTTCTTCTGGGAGAAGTGGCTGGCTCCTGGCCATCCACGGGCGACGTGCTCGCGCTGTAACTGCTTTTTGCCTTTGCCCTGCCCCAGGTCTGCACTTCGTGTACACCCAACAGAGAGTATGTGCGAGTGTTTGACGTGACGGAGCGCACGGCCCTGCACAGGCATCACAC
The window above is part of the Patagioenas fasciata isolate bPatFas1 chromosome 18, bPatFas1.hap1, whole genome shotgun sequence genome. Proteins encoded here:
- the SIRT7 gene encoding NAD-dependent protein deacetylase sirtuin-7 isoform X1, with protein sequence MAAGGSLSRSERKAAARAEILQQEEQRDRRRQVSRIWRKPPAERSPEECQVLGESDDIVRELERRRHRRERLRRRQEEVCDEPEELQRKVSELAAAVRNARHLVIYTGAGISTAASIPDYRGPNGIWTLLQKGRSVRATDLSEAEPTLTHMSIACLHKHNLVQHVVSQNCDGLHLRSGLPRAAISELHGNMYIEVCTSCTPNREYVRVFDVTERTALHRHHTGRMCHKCGAQLRDTIVHFGEKGTLRQPLNWEAATEAASKADVILCLGSSLKVLKKYPRLWCMSKPPPRRPRLYIVNLQWTPKDDLAALKLHGRCDDVMRLLMAELGLEIPRYDRARDPIFALAEPLRPGEEDTHSRKPVAPPPGAEPPREEPPEQPPPAQPGGWLGRGCAKGARRRKSH
- the SIRT7 gene encoding NAD-dependent protein deacetylase sirtuin-7 isoform X2 — translated: MALGRSRRPAEAAPPRGSRQRKRGASGAMAAGGSLSRSERKAAARAEILQQEEQRDRRRQVSRIWRKPPAERSPEECQVLGESDDIVRELERRRHRRERLRRRQEEVCDEPEELQRKVSELAAAVRNARHLVIYTGAGISTAASIPDYRGPNGIWTLLQKGRSVRATDLSEAEPTLTHMSIACLHKHNLVCTSCTPNREYVRVFDVTERTALHRHHTGRMCHKCGAQLRDTIVHFGEKGTLRQPLNWEAATEAASKADVILCLGSSLKVLKKYPRLWCMSKPPPRRPRLYIVNLQWTPKDDLAALKLHGRCDDVMRLLMAELGLEIPRYDRARDPIFALAEPLRPGEEDTHSRKPVAPPPGAEPPREEPPEQPPPAQPGGWLGRGCAKGARRRKSH